In Leptodesmis sichuanensis A121, the following are encoded in one genomic region:
- a CDS encoding LbetaH domain-containing protein, whose protein sequence is MSLPLSLQLRPVSTSHYYISGDVTIQAGVAIAPGVLIQADPNSRIVIKTGACIGIGSILHAYSGTLEVGEGANIGAEVLLVGAVKIGANACIGAATTIYNGSVEWGQMIPPGSLIGDPSRHPEELKATDTVIYPPTEAATVEGQENSLPAAPLTETENSSNSKLETQASGMNVYGQVYVNQLLVKLFPNRQPTPPPPTPEPLPSTDDPWED, encoded by the coding sequence ATGTCCTTGCCGCTATCCTTGCAACTGCGACCTGTCAGTACGTCTCATTACTACATCAGTGGGGATGTCACGATTCAGGCGGGGGTTGCGATCGCTCCTGGCGTGCTGATTCAGGCCGATCCAAACAGTCGGATTGTCATTAAAACTGGAGCCTGTATTGGGATTGGCTCAATTCTGCACGCCTACAGCGGCACGTTGGAAGTGGGGGAAGGAGCCAACATTGGCGCAGAAGTGCTGCTGGTGGGAGCGGTCAAAATCGGGGCCAATGCCTGTATTGGAGCCGCCACTACCATTTATAACGGCTCTGTGGAATGGGGGCAGATGATTCCTCCCGGATCGTTGATTGGCGATCCTAGCCGTCACCCTGAAGAGTTGAAAGCCACGGATACCGTCATCTATCCCCCCACCGAGGCAGCCACCGTAGAGGGACAGGAGAATTCCCTACCTGCTGCACCGCTGACTGAAACTGAAAATTCATCTAACTCCAAGCTGGAAACTCAGGCTTCTGGCATGAATGTTTACGGCCAGGTGTATGTGAATCAACTGCTGGTCAAACTCTTTCCCAATCGTCAACCGACTCCGCCACCGCCGACTCCTGAGCCATTGCCATCTACCGATGACCCCTGGGAGGACTAG
- a CDS encoding ribulose bisphosphate carboxylase small subunit: MAVRSSGTPPIPWSKPLTEPKIHETASIHSFSNLIGDVRIGANVLIAPGTSIRADEGNPFHIGNQSKVQDGVVIHGLEQGRVIGDDGQAYSVWIGDNTSITHMALIHGPVYIGDNCFIGFRSTVFNARVGHNCIVMMHVLIQDVEIPPGKFIPSGSMITDQQQADRLPDVQESDIQIAAHIAGIQDSVRSGYHRPESRAYTPSVPEALSELTVTNLTGESGSESRTKEGSMDTDVVSQVRQLLAQGYRIGTEHADDRRFQTSSWKSCAPIQTTRESDVLTQLQACLKEHTGEYVRLIGIDPKAKRRVLETIIQRPGDQPGQAIQTSGYSSSSYASPRATASYGGSSASSYGSGGLSAEVVAQVRQLIAQGARIGTEHADVRRFQTSSWHSCAPIHATRESDVLAAVEACLKEHPGEYVRLIGIDPKAKRRIAEVIVQRPNGKGSPASSNGSTYATAAPGSAAGYAAPAQSGAAAGGVGQDVMQQVGQLLAQGCQISLEYADERRFKTSSWQSAMTVPGRREAEVMAAVQAFVAEHDRDYVRLVGVDPRAKRRVAEVIVHRPNGKSGGTAAPASSYSGTTYNAPSSPYTPPAAGQGSSNGAVGGAVAEQVRQLLAQGYRIGAEYADERRFKTSSWQSGGSLPTGRDSEVLSALNAFMHDHAGEYVRLIGIDPKAKRRVVETIIQQPNGR; this comes from the coding sequence ATGGCAGTCCGTAGTTCTGGGACTCCTCCAATCCCTTGGTCGAAACCTCTGACCGAACCTAAAATTCACGAAACGGCTTCGATTCACTCATTTTCCAACCTGATCGGAGATGTGCGGATTGGTGCCAACGTGCTGATTGCACCGGGAACGTCGATCCGGGCCGATGAGGGAAATCCTTTTCATATTGGGAACCAATCCAAAGTTCAGGATGGGGTGGTCATTCATGGGTTGGAGCAGGGCCGGGTCATTGGGGATGATGGTCAGGCTTATTCGGTGTGGATTGGGGATAATACCTCGATTACCCACATGGCCTTAATTCATGGGCCGGTATACATCGGGGACAATTGTTTTATTGGGTTTCGGTCTACGGTCTTTAATGCCCGGGTTGGCCACAATTGCATTGTGATGATGCATGTCTTAATTCAAGACGTGGAAATTCCGCCCGGTAAATTTATTCCGTCTGGTTCCATGATTACCGATCAGCAGCAGGCCGATCGGCTGCCAGATGTTCAGGAGTCCGATATTCAGATTGCGGCTCATATTGCTGGCATTCAGGATAGCGTGCGATCGGGATACCACCGACCTGAAAGCAGGGCTTACACCCCATCGGTTCCAGAGGCATTGAGTGAGTTGACAGTAACGAATTTAACAGGTGAAAGCGGTTCAGAAAGCCGGACAAAGGAAGGGAGTATGGATACAGATGTAGTCAGCCAGGTGCGGCAACTGTTAGCCCAGGGCTATCGAATTGGGACGGAACATGCGGACGATCGCCGCTTCCAGACCAGTTCCTGGAAGAGTTGTGCCCCGATTCAAACCACGCGGGAGTCAGACGTACTGACGCAATTGCAAGCCTGTTTGAAAGAACACACAGGCGAATACGTGCGTCTGATTGGCATTGACCCGAAAGCGAAGAGGCGAGTTCTGGAAACAATTATTCAACGTCCTGGCGATCAGCCCGGTCAGGCGATTCAAACCTCTGGCTATAGTTCCAGCAGCTATGCATCTCCCAGAGCGACGGCCAGCTATGGCGGTTCCAGTGCCTCCAGCTATGGATCGGGCGGATTGAGTGCAGAGGTAGTTGCCCAGGTACGGCAGTTAATTGCTCAGGGCGCACGGATTGGCACCGAACACGCAGATGTACGCCGCTTCCAAACCAGTTCCTGGCATAGCTGTGCCCCTATCCACGCCACACGCGAATCTGATGTACTGGCGGCAGTTGAAGCCTGTCTGAAAGAGCACCCAGGGGAATACGTGCGCTTAATTGGGATTGATCCGAAAGCCAAACGGCGGATTGCCGAAGTGATTGTGCAACGTCCTAACGGTAAGGGTTCTCCAGCTTCCAGCAATGGCTCCACTTATGCAACGGCGGCTCCCGGTTCTGCTGCTGGATATGCAGCTCCGGCTCAGTCTGGTGCCGCTGCCGGCGGTGTGGGTCAGGATGTGATGCAACAGGTGGGTCAGTTGCTGGCCCAGGGTTGTCAGATCAGCCTGGAATATGCCGATGAACGGCGTTTTAAGACCAGTTCCTGGCAGAGTGCCATGACGGTTCCGGGTCGTCGGGAAGCGGAAGTGATGGCGGCTGTGCAAGCGTTTGTGGCAGAGCACGATCGAGACTATGTACGGCTGGTCGGTGTGGATCCCAGAGCAAAACGTCGGGTGGCAGAAGTAATTGTTCACCGCCCCAATGGGAAGTCGGGTGGCACTGCGGCTCCAGCAAGCAGTTACTCCGGTACAACCTATAATGCTCCTTCCTCTCCCTATACTCCACCTGCAGCAGGACAGGGAAGTAGTAATGGGGCTGTCGGTGGGGCTGTGGCTGAACAAGTCCGTCAGTTGTTAGCTCAAGGCTATCGAATTGGAGCCGAGTATGCCGATGAGCGTCGCTTTAAGACCAGTTCCTGGCAAAGTGGTGGTTCGCTGCCAACGGGACGGGATTCAGAAGTGCTCTCTGCTCTCAATGCGTTTATGCATGACCATGCCGGAGAGTATGTGCGGCTGATTGGGATTGATCCAAAGGCGAAGCGCCGGGTGGTCGAAACCATTATTCAGCAGCCGAACGGTCGCTAA
- a CDS encoding carbon dioxide-concentrating mechanism protein — MSRREDFTDTALGLVSAQSFPAIVGIADHMLKSSGVTLVGYEKIGSGHCTAIVRGSVADVRLAVQEGAERAEQFGQKLSTLVIPRPMPNLEVVLPIGNRLAQLATGRGHSKLSNQAVGLLETRGFPAMVGAADAMLKSADVVLAAYETIGAGLCTAIVRGSVANVAVALDAGMVEAERIGELHAVMLVPRPLEDLDQTLPLASCWIEEMQPLRIPLSVKETEKEVVALPELKQEQQELALSEGVRPLSDLTQPEPELEVMPLQELRENSKPALAESEPTLDLAQPEAMESLETDAIPVITEVDPEPSPDESVSRLAQPEPKAIRQRHRAQYPRRP; from the coding sequence ATGAGCCGACGCGAAGATTTTACTGATACCGCTTTGGGGTTGGTTTCTGCCCAGAGTTTTCCCGCGATCGTGGGAATTGCCGACCACATGCTGAAGTCCTCCGGGGTGACGCTGGTGGGTTATGAGAAGATTGGCAGCGGTCACTGTACGGCGATTGTCCGGGGTTCTGTTGCCGATGTCCGGTTGGCGGTTCAGGAAGGAGCCGAACGAGCCGAACAATTTGGCCAGAAGCTATCAACGCTGGTAATTCCCCGTCCCATGCCCAATCTGGAAGTTGTGTTGCCGATCGGCAATCGGTTGGCCCAATTAGCGACTGGCCGGGGACATAGTAAGTTGAGCAATCAGGCCGTTGGTTTACTGGAAACTCGTGGCTTTCCGGCAATGGTGGGTGCTGCCGATGCCATGCTCAAGTCTGCAGATGTGGTATTGGCGGCTTATGAAACGATCGGGGCGGGGCTGTGTACGGCGATCGTGCGGGGTTCCGTGGCCAATGTCGCTGTGGCCCTGGATGCCGGGATGGTGGAGGCTGAACGGATTGGGGAACTCCATGCGGTAATGCTGGTGCCCCGTCCCCTGGAAGATCTGGATCAAACTCTACCGTTGGCCAGTTGCTGGATCGAAGAGATGCAACCGTTGCGGATTCCGCTATCGGTTAAGGAAACGGAAAAGGAGGTTGTCGCCTTACCGGAATTGAAGCAAGAGCAGCAGGAATTAGCTTTGAGTGAAGGGGTGCGTCCTTTATCAGACCTGACCCAACCCGAACCCGAGTTGGAGGTTATGCCGCTGCAAGAATTGAGGGAAAACTCTAAACCTGCTTTGGCTGAGTCAGAGCCAACTCTGGATTTGGCTCAACCAGAAGCAATGGAAAGCCTGGAAACGGACGCGATTCCTGTAATCACAGAAGTAGACCCGGAACCGTCTCCTGATGAATCGGTGTCAAGGTTGGCTCAACCGGAACCAAAGGCAATCCGCCAGCGGCATCGTGCCCAATATCCGCGTCGGCCCTAA
- the queA gene encoding tRNA preQ1(34) S-adenosylmethionine ribosyltransferase-isomerase QueA translates to MCPVDCDRLLSAYDYTLPPDRIAQAPVVPRDSARLLVVKDANEHTHAIFRDLPQLLKPGDLLVLNNTRVLPARLYGHKPSGLSVEILLLEPQPDETPAVDDFATRWLALVKPGRRLKPGAEIWFKGPSTDAATDQTPLKAKVLASDPTTSGRIIEFQVPPGQFLKDWLYEFGQVPLPPYISNPDTTPDQYQTVYADRLGAVAAPTAGLHFTPELLQRLDDRGIQKAFVTLHVGVGTFRPVEAEDITQHQMHAEWAEVSQDTVDRIRQTQAQGGRVIAVGTTVVRSLEAAAQSGTLQPLYGKTNLFIYPGYQWQVIDGLITNFHLPKSSLMMLVSALIGRQRLLDLYQVAIEEGYRFYSFGDAMLILPEAKRPSHCPASQGDGGSCDTAQPRF, encoded by the coding sequence ATGTGCCCAGTGGATTGCGATCGCTTACTGTCCGCTTACGATTACACTCTCCCCCCAGACCGGATTGCTCAGGCTCCTGTTGTTCCCAGAGATAGTGCCCGTCTGTTAGTCGTGAAAGATGCTAATGAACACACTCACGCCATCTTTCGGGATTTGCCTCAATTACTCAAACCGGGCGACCTGCTGGTTTTAAACAATACCCGCGTCTTACCCGCCCGCTTGTACGGTCATAAACCCAGTGGCCTCTCGGTAGAAATTCTGTTACTAGAACCTCAGCCCGATGAGACTCCAGCCGTCGATGACTTTGCGACTCGCTGGTTGGCGCTGGTGAAGCCTGGTAGACGACTCAAACCGGGAGCGGAAATCTGGTTCAAAGGGCCGTCAACTGATGCAGCAACAGATCAGACCCCCCTGAAAGCGAAGGTGTTAGCCTCAGATCCGACCACCAGTGGCAGAATTATTGAGTTTCAGGTGCCTCCGGGGCAGTTTCTGAAAGATTGGCTCTATGAATTTGGTCAGGTGCCGTTACCGCCCTACATCTCGAATCCAGACACAACCCCTGACCAGTATCAAACCGTGTATGCCGATCGCCTGGGAGCCGTTGCTGCCCCCACTGCTGGCCTACATTTCACACCCGAACTCTTACAAAGGTTGGACGATCGGGGAATTCAAAAGGCATTTGTCACCCTGCATGTGGGGGTCGGCACCTTTCGTCCTGTAGAGGCGGAGGACATTACCCAGCATCAAATGCACGCGGAATGGGCAGAAGTCTCCCAGGATACGGTCGATCGCATTCGCCAAACGCAGGCTCAGGGAGGACGGGTAATTGCCGTAGGAACAACCGTGGTGCGATCGCTGGAAGCAGCCGCTCAGTCAGGCACCCTGCAACCCTTATACGGCAAAACCAATCTCTTCATTTATCCGGGCTACCAGTGGCAGGTTATCGATGGTCTGATCACCAATTTTCACCTACCAAAGTCCAGTTTGATGATGCTGGTGAGTGCCCTGATTGGTCGGCAGCGGTTGCTGGATCTGTATCAGGTTGCGATCGAGGAAGGGTATCGTTTTTATTCCTTTGGTGATGCGATGTTGATTTTGCCAGAAGCAAAGCGGCCATCACATTGTCCCGCAAGCCAAGGTGATGGCGGCAGTTGCGATACCGCTCAGCCAAGATTTTGA
- a CDS encoding P-loop NTPase fold protein encodes MNEEKTGEVDSRTWVDDRLAEIDRIPDSLQKVKALVELASQLLPSPADVFQEALATAQNIEEPSAKANALIEIAPHLPESQQQQVLQQALTAAQGIEWPNKKAEVLMKIAPHLPESQKEVFQQALTAAQEIEETSTKIEALSEIAPYLPESQKEVFQQTLTAAQDIQDVATKVKALSAIAPHLPESQQQEVFQQALTLSLSIDTHGWEGLFGSSAKVEALTAIVSHLPKSATDLLQKILTAVLSLEDASDKAKALRDIAPYLPESQQQDALQTALAVAQSIEDSGSKAKALGDIVSYLPESQQLEVIYQSLTAALSIENVSDRVKALSVIALHLPESQHQEVLRQTLTLAESLEDIVEHGFYPSFPRADTLSTIAPSLPESAPELLQKFLFLAQSPENSYAKVAALGAISSHLSQFTPDLLHQVLIVARSFKDPFDKATILSAIASCLSKSQQSEVLQRALILAQSLEDPYFKAVALSEIAPYLSKLQQPGIFYLALTTALSIQNSSSRAKALSEIAPRLPESATDLLQQALNSAQSLDNSQYKAVALSAIASCLPESQKADVLQQALTVVESIGTNVANALQFAMRSSDRAAALRAISPRLPESATHLFRKTLNLIQALDDSQNKATALIAIAPQLPKSSVDLLEQARAIAQGIEESLYRAMGLGAIAPRLPESQQQELLQQAHGLLQQGLTAVSAMKHSYDLMAIAPQLAPQLTPATLKLFTEAALNQAEAAIILASPVSRFPEDFLLLLPANRHPVALEIVQHLSGNEDKVKFLSALIPRLPPGRFPAVLKLIETEITDDRFRAETLSNLMPYLPSAQFSEAIKLVEGSIQNPYHRTSALEALTPFLEIDCFDAVLRLVETLPLPQLQSRVLSSLATALITQAEQKTTLTATQSAEPENQFYQDGYNRLIPLTIGLGATKRDDFSYERAVSDIFSRLAPLLKHSAETTQATFFETIYNLADPGYQAEVLIALAPDFPQQVNELLQHYQGDDYRAVLKVKIQLALAGNSDTTTIAEPLGSLEAIQGKYYQAEALVEIARHPVGSRTHGLQIMALRWIGELNENPYLQAEYLQRLIPSLEARERIEAINVIGDIRDHYHRVSARVALAQTFPESEIFNAALADARNLESRVHKIEQLSQLAIDMPELLPEIIKLAESLHIDQSSETTEDRNNETETFAIKIERRDILLALAPHLPMRINREVKRELALGRLISRELYDRALFLLARGYRDALQGGTLRNDAAQDRDLLDLKNEINALSGLLLMRDLEPPMAVGILGGWGGGKSYIMHLMQAQMTTIRSRPVHPIEAWNENPNYEKLSPYVGHIYQIKFDAWTFAKSDLWASLMQTIFFELNRQITLEQKLFKFFRDNGIDPYAKNSPYGDIWKVLYQVRDEERDYFLERVLQKSDLENLDPAQQQKIDELLWKTRDVVKQAATEELHKQETALQSVNDRLKQKQEQLETAKTQLKKSQEPEVQELVGQVNQILIVSGVLLRKRIGDDAFRDISQQITSLLPPDLTAESLRKFGGDLRLLISNILEGTDADGKPYNFSCKVFKQWGRKNLALIVIFCGFAAASVVAPLLIAWQLPGAIVPQLVAFIAPLLPAIGMAQKLWRAGQRWYDQAKQALLDCETQIKDSQTVLKRETQRFQKHQEERIATLQAEIEKLTQQAQELEKQVQEAREAVPDNVYASLQEFVDNRIKDGIYDKNLGLMHQVKEDLTNLSYRLLPPPPGSQEYIHKLNDLKAVFPRGPARVVVYIDDLDRCPPRRVVQVLEAVQLLVKTPLFIAVLAIDERYITRALEQFYKGVLLRHGSPSGTDYLEKIIQIPYRVRPIMANTLETYLRAQVVLQDSATGGAKFSEFSRQEFNMLLECCRQVDLTPRTIKRLTNVYKLFKIVCRTRGTKPSLQVQQAILALLALSGRYPNLMRGIFEDIQTCFEEQRTRQQAEQMSYFLHLESPLRDFFRNYQLPEGDRYLQREFEKLQHDALQTEILPRNLTLHDMSHEIFNLIRSFSFVGEIGEDPEDYRISGPVVQENEALSMF; translated from the coding sequence ATGAATGAAGAAAAGACAGGGGAAGTAGACTCACGAACTTGGGTGGACGATCGCCTGGCGGAGATCGATCGCATCCCTGATTCCTTGCAGAAGGTGAAAGCACTGGTTGAATTAGCTTCTCAGTTATTGCCCTCCCCCGCAGATGTTTTCCAAGAAGCCCTTGCCACTGCTCAAAATATTGAAGAACCATCTGCCAAAGCGAACGCCTTGATCGAGATTGCTCCTCACCTGCCAGAGTCACAACAACAGCAGGTGCTGCAACAAGCCCTCACCGCGGCTCAGGGGATCGAATGGCCAAATAAAAAAGCTGAAGTCTTAATGAAAATTGCCCCTCACCTGCCAGAATCACAAAAAGAGGTGTTCCAGCAAGCCCTCACCGCTGCTCAGGAGATTGAGGAAACATCTACCAAAATTGAAGCCTTAAGCGAGATCGCCCCTTACCTGCCAGAATCACAAAAAGAGGTGTTCCAACAAACCCTCACCGCTGCTCAGGATATTCAGGATGTAGCCACCAAGGTCAAAGCCTTAAGTGCGATCGCCCCTCACTTACCGGAATCACAACAACAGGAGGTGTTTCAACAAGCCCTTACTCTTTCTCTGTCCATCGACACACATGGATGGGAAGGATTATTTGGCTCATCCGCCAAAGTTGAGGCTCTCACCGCAATTGTCTCCCATCTGCCCAAATCGGCGACAGACCTTCTCCAAAAAATTCTTACCGCTGTTCTATCTCTTGAGGATGCATCTGACAAGGCCAAAGCCTTAAGGGATATCGCGCCCTACCTACCCGAATCTCAACAGCAGGACGCACTTCAAACAGCCCTCGCTGTCGCTCAATCCATTGAAGACTCAGGCTCTAAAGCCAAAGCCCTAGGGGATATCGTGTCCTACCTGCCCGAATCACAACAGCTTGAGGTGATTTATCAATCTCTTACTGCCGCTCTTTCTATTGAAAATGTATCTGACAGAGTTAAAGCCTTAAGTGTGATCGCGCTTCACCTACCTGAATCACAACACCAGGAGGTACTCCGGCAAACTCTTACTCTGGCTGAATCCCTTGAAGATATAGTCGAGCATGGATTTTATCCCTCTTTCCCCAGAGCTGATACCTTGAGCACGATTGCTCCCTCATTACCTGAATCTGCTCCAGAACTACTGCAAAAATTTCTTTTTTTAGCTCAGTCCCCTGAAAATTCCTATGCTAAAGTCGCTGCCTTAGGTGCAATCTCATCTCACTTATCTCAATTTACCCCAGACCTGCTCCATCAGGTTCTTATTGTGGCTCGATCTTTTAAGGATCCCTTTGACAAAGCCACTATTTTAAGCGCAATCGCGTCCTGCCTGTCTAAATCACAACAGTCTGAAGTACTCCAACGAGCATTGATCTTGGCTCAATCTCTTGAGGATCCATACTTCAAAGCTGTAGCCTTAAGTGAGATTGCCCCCTACCTTTCTAAATTGCAACAACCTGGCATTTTCTATCTAGCTCTTACTACTGCGTTATCAATTCAGAACTCATCCAGCAGAGCTAAAGCTTTAAGCGAGATCGCGCCCCGCCTACCAGAATCTGCTACCGATCTGCTGCAACAAGCTCTCAATTCCGCTCAATCACTTGACAACTCACAATACAAAGCCGTCGCCTTGAGCGCGATTGCGTCTTGCTTGCCAGAGTCGCAAAAAGCTGACGTGCTTCAACAAGCTTTAACTGTAGTGGAATCTATTGGCACTAACGTAGCTAACGCATTGCAATTTGCTATGAGGTCATCCGATAGAGCCGCTGCCTTGAGGGCGATCTCGCCTCGCCTGCCCGAATCGGCGACTCACCTTTTCCGCAAAACTCTTAACCTTATTCAAGCTCTCGATGATTCTCAGAACAAGGCTACTGCTTTAATCGCAATTGCTCCTCAATTGCCCAAATCTTCGGTAGACCTTCTCGAACAAGCCCGTGCCATCGCGCAAGGCATTGAGGAGTCACTCTACAGGGCAATGGGCTTAGGTGCGATTGCACCCCGTCTACCTGAATCACAACAGCAGGAGTTACTCCAACAAGCACATGGCTTACTTCAACAGGGGCTTACTGCCGTTTCAGCCATGAAGCATTCCTACGATTTAATGGCGATCGCCCCACAACTCGCCCCACAACTTACCCCAGCAACTCTCAAGCTCTTTACAGAGGCCGCTCTGAATCAGGCTGAAGCCGCTATAATTCTGGCTTCTCCTGTCAGCCGCTTCCCGGAAGACTTCCTTTTGCTTTTACCTGCAAACCGGCATCCGGTCGCCCTGGAAATTGTTCAGCACCTGTCTGGCAACGAAGACAAAGTCAAATTCCTCAGCGCTCTCATTCCCCGGCTCCCTCCCGGTCGATTTCCCGCTGTACTTAAGTTAATTGAGACTGAAATCACAGACGATCGCTTTCGTGCCGAAACCCTCAGCAATCTGATGCCCTATCTCCCCTCAGCCCAGTTTTCAGAGGCTATCAAGTTAGTTGAGGGATCCATCCAGAATCCTTACCACCGTACCTCAGCCCTGGAAGCTCTCACACCCTTTTTAGAGATTGACTGCTTCGATGCGGTATTGAGGCTGGTCGAAACCTTGCCACTGCCTCAACTTCAGTCGAGAGTACTAAGTTCTCTCGCAACGGCTCTCATCACCCAAGCCGAACAAAAAACAACCTTAACCGCAACACAATCAGCAGAGCCAGAGAACCAATTCTATCAAGACGGTTACAACAGGCTAATTCCATTAACCATTGGACTCGGTGCTACCAAACGGGATGACTTCTCTTATGAACGAGCGGTTTCCGATATCTTTAGTCGATTAGCTCCCCTGCTCAAACACTCTGCAGAAACAACGCAAGCAACATTTTTTGAAACTATCTATAACCTTGCAGATCCTGGGTATCAAGCCGAGGTGCTGATAGCCTTAGCACCTGACTTTCCCCAGCAGGTTAACGAGTTACTTCAGCACTACCAGGGAGATGATTACCGCGCCGTACTCAAGGTCAAAATTCAATTAGCCTTAGCTGGCAATTCCGATACCACCACTATCGCAGAGCCTCTTGGCTCGCTTGAAGCAATTCAGGGGAAGTATTACCAAGCTGAAGCCCTGGTGGAAATCGCCCGACATCCTGTGGGTTCCAGAACCCATGGGTTGCAAATAATGGCTTTACGGTGGATCGGGGAACTGAACGAAAATCCCTATCTGCAAGCTGAATATTTACAGCGGCTGATCCCAAGTCTTGAAGCCAGAGAGCGGATTGAAGCCATTAATGTGATTGGTGATATTCGCGATCACTACCATCGGGTCAGTGCCCGTGTCGCCCTGGCTCAAACGTTTCCTGAATCGGAAATTTTTAATGCTGCCCTGGCCGATGCGCGGAACCTGGAATCCCGCGTTCACAAAATTGAGCAACTGAGTCAACTGGCGATCGACATGCCAGAGCTACTCCCCGAAATCATCAAACTGGCCGAATCGCTTCACATCGACCAATCCTCTGAAACCACTGAAGACCGCAACAACGAAACAGAAACTTTTGCAATCAAAATAGAGCGTCGTGACATCCTGCTGGCCCTGGCTCCCCACCTGCCCATGCGGATCAACCGCGAAGTTAAGCGGGAGTTAGCCCTGGGTCGGTTGATTTCAAGAGAACTGTACGATCGTGCCCTCTTCCTGCTGGCGCGAGGCTACCGTGATGCCCTGCAAGGGGGCACCCTGCGCAATGATGCCGCCCAGGATCGAGACCTGCTTGACCTCAAAAATGAAATTAACGCCCTGTCGGGGTTATTGCTGATGCGCGATCTGGAGCCACCCATGGCCGTCGGCATTCTCGGTGGCTGGGGTGGGGGCAAGTCTTACATCATGCACCTGATGCAGGCTCAGATGACCACGATTCGCAGTCGTCCGGTTCACCCGATCGAAGCCTGGAACGAAAACCCCAACTACGAAAAACTCTCGCCTTACGTGGGTCACATTTACCAGATCAAGTTCGATGCCTGGACGTTTGCCAAGTCGGACCTGTGGGCCAGCTTGATGCAAACCATTTTCTTTGAGTTAAATCGTCAAATTACTCTAGAGCAAAAGCTATTCAAGTTTTTTAGGGATAACGGTATCGATCCCTACGCTAAGAACTCTCCCTACGGCGATATTTGGAAGGTGCTTTATCAAGTCCGGGATGAAGAACGAGACTATTTCCTGGAACGGGTCTTGCAGAAATCTGATCTGGAAAATCTTGATCCAGCCCAGCAGCAAAAAATTGACGAGTTGCTCTGGAAAACACGGGACGTTGTTAAACAGGCGGCAACGGAGGAGTTGCATAAACAAGAAACGGCTTTGCAGAGTGTCAACGATCGCCTGAAACAGAAACAGGAGCAATTAGAAACAGCCAAAACCCAATTAAAAAAATCTCAGGAACCAGAGGTACAAGAGTTAGTGGGACAGGTGAATCAAATCCTGATTGTTTCTGGAGTGCTGCTGCGAAAACGGATTGGAGATGACGCTTTTAGAGACATTAGCCAACAAATTACGAGCCTTTTACCCCCAGACCTGACCGCTGAATCGCTCAGGAAGTTCGGCGGAGACCTGCGCTTGCTGATCTCCAACATTCTGGAGGGCACGGATGCCGATGGCAAACCCTATAATTTCTCCTGCAAAGTGTTCAAGCAATGGGGGCGCAAAAACCTGGCCCTGATTGTTATTTTCTGTGGCTTTGCAGCCGCGTCAGTGGTCGCCCCTCTGCTGATTGCCTGGCAGCTTCCTGGTGCGATCGTGCCCCAACTGGTTGCCTTTATCGCCCCCCTCCTCCCGGCCATTGGCATGGCACAAAAACTCTGGCGGGCGGGACAGCGGTGGTATGACCAGGCCAAACAAGCGTTGTTGGATTGCGAAACCCAAATCAAAGATTCCCAGACGGTGCTTAAGCGAGAGACACAACGATTCCAAAAGCATCAGGAAGAACGTATTGCCACCCTTCAGGCTGAAATTGAGAAGCTGACTCAACAGGCACAGGAACTGGAAAAACAGGTGCAGGAAGCGCGGGAAGCGGTGCCCGACAATGTATACGCCTCACTTCAGGAGTTTGTTGACAATCGCATTAAGGACGGCATTTACGATAAGAATCTTGGCTTAATGCATCAAGTGAAAGAGGATCTGACCAACCTCAGTTATCGACTGCTGCCACCCCCACCCGGCAGTCAGGAATATATTCATAAACTGAATGACCTGAAAGCCGTTTTCCCCAGAGGGCCAGCCCGCGTTGTGGTGTATATCGACGACCTGGATCGCTGTCCCCCCCGTCGGGTCGTCCAAGTCCTCGAAGCCGTGCAACTGCTGGTCAAAACGCCCCTGTTTATTGCCGTACTGGCGATCGACGAGCGCTACATTACTCGCGCCCTAGAGCAGTTCTACAAAGGCGTGCTGCTGCGCCACGGTAGCCCCTCCGGCACCGACTACCTGGAAAAAATTATCCAAATCCCCTACCGGGTACGTCCGATCATGGCCAATACACTGGAAACCTACCTGCGTGCTCAGGTCGTGCTGCAAGACAGTGCTACTGGCGGAGCGAAATTTAGCGAATTCAGCCGTCAGGAATTCAATATGCTACTGGAGTGTTGTAGACAGGTAGACCTGACTCCCCGCACGATCAAGCGCCTGACTAATGTTTATAAGCTGTTCAAAATTGTCTGCCGCACCCGTGGCACCAAGCCCAGTCTACAGGTGCAACAGGCAATCCTGGCGCTGCTGGCGCTTTCAGGCCGTTACCCCAATCTCATGCGGGGCATCTTTGAGGATATCCAGACCTGCTTTGAAGAGCAGCGTACCCGTCAACAGGCCGAGCAAATGTCTTACTTCCTCCATTTAGAAAGTCCGCTGCGGGACTTCTTCAGGAACTACCAACTGCCAGAGGGCGATCGCTATCTGCAACGGGAGTTTGAAAAACTGCAACACGATGCCCTGCAAACCGAGATCCTCCCGCGCAACCTGACATTGCACGACATGAGCCACGAAATCTTCAACCTGATCCGCTCCTTCTCCTTTGTCGGCGAGA